CTTTTTCACAAGATTCAGCATGTGATCTGTGACAGCTGGGGTCATAGAGGCctgaaggaggcttcaggagGCCCCAGAGCCCGTTGGGGTTTACCGCACTGTTGTCTCAGGGGGTCGGGGGCACCGTCCGGTGCCGGCTCCTTTCTCCACAAGCAGCGTCCGTTACATGGAGGCCACCCCACGCTCTGGGCATTGTGTCCTCTGCTGGCTTGGCCCACGCCCTGCTGGGCCCCTGGGCCTTGCCAGGTTTCTTTGGGGTAAACAGTACCGTGTGGGctcactgcccccacccctgccctgggctggcggcgcccctccccccacaggcaCAGGGCCGGGTGACCTCCAGAACTCCAGGCCCCAGCGCTGCCCGAGGTGCTTTGGTTttggggaagggatagagaggcGAGGAGCGTTGCCCAAACCCTAGGCTGAGCAGAGAAACCCCCTGAGGCTGCCAGGGTGATCTGGGGACACGTGGCCAAGGCTGCCTCCCCCAGGTGACAGGGCACGCCCTGGGGTGCTGCACCCAGAAGTCAGGCGGCCTTGcgccgctccccaccccccctgcgCACCCGCTCTGGCCCCAGGAGCCTCCCGGGGAGGTCCTGGCCTTGGGCTGTGTGGGTGGTGAGGCCGAGCGCCTCTCTCTTCTGTGTCTGGTGGTCACAGGCTCTGGCGTCTACATCACACGAGGTCAGCTGATGAACTGCCACCTCTGCGCAGGGGTGAAGCACAAGGTCTTGCTGAGACGGCTCCTCGCCACCTTCTTTGACAGGTGGGTCCCTGGGCAGGCGCAGAAGCCTCGAGGGTCTCCCGTGGCTGACGCCTCTCGCGTGTGAGGCCCCCCACCTTACTGACTTCACACTTGGGTGTCGGCCCGGGGActgtggaggtgagggagggggggCCTGGGTCTGGGGAGGGCTGTGGACCACCCCCCCCCTAAAACAAAGACCTACGTGCTTCACTTCATGGGTGGGTCAGAAGGTGGCGGGCCTgttccccacccctgcacccttGGAAGTCAGGAGCGGCACAAGGCGGGGGGCAGGTAGACTTCTGGGTGGGAAAGCCCCATTCCCGTGGCACCTctgactaccccccccccccccaccgccaggaACACACTGGCCAACAGCTGCGGCACCGGCATCCGATCGTCCACTAGTGACCCAAGCCGCAAGCCTCTGGACAGCCGGGTCCTGAACGCTGTGAAGCGTAAGTGGACGGGGTCTCCCGGGTCGGGGGCGCAGGAGCGGCGGGGTCCCCCGGGGACCtcaggcggggcggggcgggcggcctCTCCCTGGCACCAGGCTGGCCCTACAGGGctggggggaaagagaaaagaacagctCTCAGGAGCCAGGTCTCGAGGTGCTAACGTTCTTGGTAGGTTTCCAAGCATGATGGATTCAGCTGCGTGCGAAActattttaatatgtgaaatagatctaattttcctttttgaacaAAACCCCTTATTTACATTTCGAGGTTATTTTGAGCCTTTGCCATCTGCTTGCTGGCTCCTGCCTCCCGCTCCTGGGCGCGTGGGGGCGGAGCCGGTCCATCTCCGCAGCCGACTGCTgccccccggccccagccccggccTCGGGAGGAGCCCACCCGCTCCGATCGGGCCAGACGGGCCGAGAGCCGGCCCTCCTGCGGCCGTCGGCTCGCGAGACACTGTCTTATTTCCTTGCTTGGAAAACATCTCTTGTGAGGCTAATTCTGTTTTAGAGCAAAGAGAGGCCTTTGTGGTGGATAATGGGAGTCCCAAAGCGTGCAGTGCCAGTGGGGCTCCGGGAAGAGGCCGGGAGGTGTGCGGCCGATGCTGCTGTGAGGGGCTCGCCCTGGGGACCTGGCTCTGGCTCCCAGGTGGCTTGCAGAGCGGGGTCCTGTGGCTCCCAGTGGAGGACCAAGGAGAGGCTCGGCACCGTTTTCAATGACGACGGATGCGGCCACCGGGGCTCACTTCCTCCCGGCTCGGGCTGGGCCGGGGGAAGGGGCTGACCGGCTCCGCCTCGCTCCTTGTCCAGACTGTGAGGAAGCGCCTCTGATTAGCGGGTGCCGagggctccctgccctccctgccccgacTCCCTTTCTGGCCAGGGCAGGGTTACCCATCAGGCTTGTCTGAGCAGGTCTGGGAcccagggtgggtggggcagcgataaatgaggcccagagatgccagggacctgcccaaggccacacagccagtggGTGCTCAGGGAAGTACCACGGCCTTGTGTCCCGATGCCAGTTGTCCCgagggagcagggcagggtcTCCAGGACTGAGTGGAGAGAAGGGTGACCCCCAGTCCTCAGGCTGAGGCCAGAAGAGGCCTGGGTGGCCATGACGTCTCTGGAGGCCCCCAGCCATGCCCCCACTGGCTCAGGAGCGGCCACTCCAGCAAATAAGTGCCCTGACCCCGGGGCTGTGGGGCCCCTCGGGAGGCGGGGGTCACCCTGACCCCGGGGCTGGTGGGGCCCCTCGGGAGGCGGGGGTCACTCAGCCCGTGCCCCCGCACCCCTGTGCTCGCAGTGTACTGCCAGAACTTCGCCCCCAGCTTCAAGGAGAGTGAGATGAACGTGATCGCGGCGGACATGTGTACCAACGCCCGCCGCGTGCGCAAGCGCTGGCTGCCCAAGATCAAGTCCATGCTGCCCGAGGGCGTGGAGATGTACCGCACGGTCATGGGCTCCTCCGCCGCCGGCCCGCCCCTCGACCCCGACTTCCCGCCCGCCGCGGCGCAGGTGTTCGAGCAGCGCATCTACGCGGAGCGGCGGGCCGACGCCGCCACCATCGTGGCTCTGAGGACTGACGCCGTGAATGTCGACCTGAGCGCCGCCAACAACCCCGCGTTCGAGGCCGGCGAGGAGGCGGACGGGGCGGGCTCCGTCATCCAGGAGGTGGCCGCGCCCGAGCCGCCGCCCGCGGCCGCCCAGAGCCCCCCGCAGCCCTTCGAGCAGGGCGGCACCAGCTCCAGCCGGCCGCAGACGCCCGCGGCGGCCCGGAGACAGGAGGCGTCCTACGCAGGGACCTTGTAGAGGAGCCGCCGGCCCGCGGGACGGTTTTCCAGCTGCTTGCATGCGTTACTAATACAACAAATGTGATCAAGCCACTTACCTACGGAACTGCTACTGTTGcctgaaaaaaatgtgatttttatcctgcTTGTATTTAAAGTTGATGAAGGAAACACACGCATTCGATATACTGTAAGGACGAGTCCGCCGGTGACCTCGCGAGGAAGGTCCCAGGGCCCCTTTTGATATCTGCGAGGTTAGCCTCCAGGCTgtggccccgccccccgccccacccccacccctcgcgggggcgggggcggggacgagagcctgggggaggggagagggggggtccgcctgccctgcctccccgccCTGCCCGCCCCCTCTGCCCAGGGGGCCTGGGGTATGGGGCCCGCGCCCCCTGACACTCACTGCTCACCCccctggggccaggggccagggctgggcccCCGGGGGCCAAACTCCtctggttttccttcttcctgagacTCGGGGGTCAGGCCTTCCGGGTCCACTGTGTGCGTGGGGTGTGGGAGCGCGTGAgggcgtgtgtgcgtgtgcgtgtgtgtttgagCGTGTGCGGGGGCAGCGGGATGGGCCGCCCACAGGAGGAGGCAGGGTTCCGGCATCTCTGTCCTCCCACCCTGTGCCCGTGGGCTCCCCTGGTCCCCCAGCTCCTTGGTCCTTGGTGCACCGGGGCCCCACAGGCTGGGCCAGCTGCCATGAGCGCCCGCGGCTCCCGCCCGGCCACCTGCCATCCTGTGGGGCGCGGCCACGGCCCTGGTGCCGCCCCACAGCCCTCAGCCACGTTGGGATTAcgtttgtctgtttatttgtttttgtcttaattCAGATCTATTTCATGTatggtttgaaaattttcagaccCAAAAGAGCAAAAAATTAGGGAGGATTTGGTGTCCCTGCCTCCAACCCACTGTGGCCGGGGGCTGGGTCATCTGTATCCGGGCCCCGCCCGGCCCTGGGTCCCACCTCCCTCCTGTGCAGAGCAGGGCCGTCGCAGGGAGAAGCAGCCGGGGCAAGTGACACAGGAGGGTGCTGCGGGCCCTgcctgggaggaggcagaggccaggccGGGCTGGAGCGGGTCCCCGTTTTGTGCTGCAAACCCTGGGGTGTGCGCCTCTGCGGCTGTGGgtgtgcgggggcgggggggggggggagcagtaGGGGTGCGGTCTGGAATGCACGGCAGGGTGCACGGAGGAAGGGCCCCTAGAAGTTGCTGGAAGGCTCACTTTGAAGTTGAGTTGCTGTGTTTTGGCGAGGGAGGGCACGGGCTGCATGGAGCACTCAGGTGGCCACTTTGTCCAGGGGCTTCCTTCCTTCCGAGCCCCAGGCAGCTGTTAGGCCAGACCCGAGACACCCCTCGGTTTTCCGGACCTGAAGGGGTCTGTTggacccctccccttccctcgcACTCTCCCCGCCCCCGACTGGGTGCAGAATAGGCCCACCTGCCTGCGTGTGCCTGTAGGTGTCCCTGCCCGGGACCCACAGAGCTGAGCCTCCCCCAGCTGCGGGCGGCCTGCAGGGGCTTAGGCCCCTTTCCACGGAGGGTCCTACTGACTGCTGCCCTGTGTGGAGAGGCCCTGGgggaggcttggggagggggctCCCTGCACGGAGcctccagcctcctccagccGGCCCAGACATGTGCCCACCCTCCAGAAAGATCTGATGGCTCCcggaagaggggtggggggaccttGGGCAGGCACGGGCGAGCTGATCGCAGCCCCTGTGCCCCAGACCAGGGTGGTCCGGGCCTGGAGGTTGGGGCCCCGAACCCACCGCCTGGCCCCGAGAtacgcctctctctctgcctccttctccccccgACTTGGGCCCAGGTGGGGTTGGCTCTGTGTGGGCCCCTCAGGACCTGGCCCTCCTGGGACTGTGAGAAGGCCTCCCCCCAGCATCCTCAGGCagcccctggggggtgggggtggggatgggtaagGCTgacccccatcccccatcccccctgCAGCTCCCCAATGTGCACTTTAATTTGACCATCCCTGAGGACCCTGGGGAGACGGCCAGCCCGCCCCGGCCGTCAGCAGAAgggctcgctcgctctccctctctcccctccggTCCAGAGTGGGAGCGGCCCCCGACCCGAGGCCAGGTCACGCAGGGGTGCACTGGCCCGGTGGGGGCAGTGGCGCCTGCACAGAGAAGGCCTGACCGCCACTCAGGCCAGCACAATGTCCCGCGACCTCTGTCCCCTAATTGTTTATAACCGCCGTCTGTTTTGTTGTTCTGGGTAAGGAAGGCAAGAGCTATATATAGGTAAAACTTTAATACTTCAATGTGAATGGGTTCTGAGCTCCCCCTGTGCCCCGGGCGGGCCAGGCCGAGCGTTTTGCACTAATGTGTCCCGCGGTGGACGTGGGTCCGGAGCGTTTGCAGACGGGCATGGCTGATGATTGTATCTGCCGGGGCGCTCCCTCCGCGTCCTGAATGTTccgcggggcgggcggcggcgggccTGGGCTCGGAGGGGCCTTCCAGAGTGCCTTAGCATCTTCCAATCATTTTTCCCAAGGAAAACCAATTAAGAAAACCggaccctccccctcctctgtttACAAGACGGCTAATTCCTGTCCCGTGAGCGTGACCCTGACTCACCCAGACCCTGTAGACCGAGAGACAAGCCACTCAGTATTTATGACACTTCTGCACCTTTACTCCCAAGCTTGACTATTAGCAATATGCATACACTATGTAGAGTCTATTATAGAGCTAAGTTAGACCCGCGCCTttttgaggaggagagaagggactgGACCCCGTCAGAGCGGACGTGGCGGGCAGCCGGCTGGGCGCCCATCCTCCCCCGGCGGACGGGCTGTGCCACAGGAGGCAGCTGGGACGGAGTGCAAAAGGTCCAGGAGAAGGGACGGGTAGATGTGACAGATACTGTGAGCTGGCGGGGCCCCCCCGGCCTGGCCGGGGCGCCTCAGTACTTGAATTCTGTCTTGTTTTCTGCACTGTGTCTGGTCTCACCCAGAGTTCTCTGTGGTTGCTTAACTTTGCGTTTGGTTCGATTGTCTTACCTTGCCCCTGAATGTGGCCGTGGCCGGGGATTAGAGGCCAGGGGAGATAGCTTCCCAGGGGCGGCCTGCAGCCCCTCTCCGGCTGCCGTGGTGCTGGCTGACCGTGGGCCTGGGGTTCACATCTCGTCCGCGCAAGCGAGCGAGCTCGCTGGCTCCTGGGCGGCGTTTGTGTTTGGAgctggaaggaaggcagagggggaggggcgcggcgggggggcggggccggagcaTCTGCGGGGACTCTTGGTGTGCCCGGCCCTGACCTATCCCCACCGAACGGCAGAACTTTCTAGCACCAGCCCAGTACCACCCCCAGCCATTTACCGCCTAGACTCCCCTCAGATGGGTTATTTTTATGGAGATGTCTTGATGCCCGCGGAAAGAGGCCGATGGCCCATTAACCGACCGAAAACTGCGCGAAAACCTCTGTTTGCCTCTGCCAGCAGTAAATCCTAAACACAGAATTGAGAGTTCATAGCTGTCTTGAGCTTTAACTACTGTGATGCATAAATGTGTCATCATGTCAGCCAGCCAGCTCCGAATACCCGCCACCCGCCACCGGGAGGTCGTTAGGGCTTGGTACAAGATGTTTCTAACATGGCCAAGGTTCTGGGttccgtttgtttgtttgttttgtttcttcgagaaaaaaaaaaatgaaaaggaaaattatgcaGAATCTGGAGCGTTCAGATTGGACAACCTGCTTGAATTCAGATCAACCCCTTCATTGTTAGCGTTTTGCACATGATTGTAATTTTTATGTCAAAAGAAGCCAAAACTTGCAATACTATTTttagcagacaaaaaaaaaaaaaaaagaacttaagtataaaatgtataaatatttttgacttgaACATGTGGATGGCACTGGGTGCAAACAGACCATTCATGCTTTGGACGGAATGTTTGGGAAAAAGAGCCTTTTGATAAAGGAGACTGTCGCCGCCATACGGTCTGGTGGGGGTCGTTAGGTAGTGCTGTAACTCACGACTGTTAATAAACGAATGAGATCACTGTCCCTGTGCCGTGGAGGAGGTCTGTTTCCTGAGCCCCGAGCTCCGTTCCGGCCCCGCAGGTGCgtcctctctcctttctgctgCTACTCAGCAGAGTCAAGATTGTTGCTTTCTCGCCGTGGCTGACGCTGCACCGGTAACTCGACCCTACAGACGCGTCCGCCGGCCACCGGGAAACCCAGGGCTTCTGTCGCGCTCAGAGCCGATTCGTGAGGTGGAAATCCGTTACAAACAAACAGAAGGATGTGATCGTTCATTGTATAGCGCTTTGTAAAATTCACATTTACGGAATAATAAAGTCAGTTCAAACCCAGCTGCCCGCACCTTGCTTGGTCAGTGCGACTGGGGAGACGCTGGGGAGCCAGGGAGAAGGCCGGCTGTTGGGCAGGTGACCCAGTGACTCGGGTCACCCTCAGGACCCAGGATCcccaggtgggggaagggccatCCCCAGGCTCCGTGCCCAtgggccccccaccccgggggggggggcggggttatGTGCTTGTGGGAGGGCTCCGGGCTGAGCTGGGAGGggctcctttcctttttgttgtctgccAGCTGGGAAAGCCACCCCACCTGCCTCACCTGCCTGCCACCCGCCAGGTGTGTGGCTATAGCCGGCTGTGCCCCGGCCACCTCCTCCTGGGCCGGGCCTGCCCCCAGGTGGACAGAGGGGGGATTGCAAATGGACAGCAGGTCCCCTGGCCGGACTGGGAGCCCCCGGTGTCCGGGGGGAcactcccatcccccagccgtcTCTGGAACTGTCCCCCTCAGGCCAGCTCTGGACTGGGGTTCTCAGATTCAGGCCTGGCAGCTCTCTGCCCCCTTCGTTTCTCTGCTGAGAGCTCGCCCTGAAACCAGGGCGCTGGGCAAGGGAGGCCGTGCCTCAGGGTGTCCCTGAGACCTGGACTGGGCCCTCGCACGTGCTTCCCGCACCCGGGCACCTGTGTGGCAGGCCCCCGTCTTCTCATCGGCACCCCCGGTTCTTGCCCGGGCTGAGCCACGGGTGTATTTGCTGACTTGTTTATCGAGCttccccggggggtgggggggggggcctgtagGTCTGCTTCATGGTGGTGTCCCCAGAATGGGGTCCCCTGGAGCCACGGCCAGCACGGAACAGGCACAGAGTCTAAAATGGGCGCACGTGGTTTTCAAATGGGTGCTCTACCCCGGGGACCCCTGCATCAGCGGGTACGCTGGCTTGGGTCAGTACATCACGCCGTCTCCCCCGGAATGCCCAAGGAGCCTggcccaggcagggctggggaccTGGGTGTGCCTGTGCCCACCCCTCTGCCAAGCCCAGCTCCGGCCACCAGGACAGTGTGTCACTTCAGATCTTGTTTTCAGAGCTGTTCCCTGCCACTCCCATTCCAGCTGACCAGCGTCCTCTTTGGCCCCTTCCCGCCGCGGCCTCACAGCTCTGGATGCGGTGGAGATACCCCTCCTCTGGGCCGTGGGACACACACCTGGGAGGCCCCAAAGCCCCCTCACAGGCCTCCAGATGCCCCATCCGGGTGGTCTGGGGCCGACTGAGGCCCGTGTGCGGTGGGAGTGCGAGGAGGGTCCCGGCTTGGAACCCAGTTCGGAGGGGGGGACCCTGTGGCACGGGGACCCGCCTGGCCCAGCGTGTCCCAGTGTttcaggaggagggggagcccgGCACCTGCCGGCCTGTGCTCTGTCCCCTCCGGCCCCTGTCCTTCAGCGGCCTCCCTGCCCTTGCAGCCTCCACAGAAACTGGCTGAGGCATCAGAACCTCAGCCCCTCCTCTCAACCCTTTGTCCTGATCTGGGAGGGGGTGCAGCGTCAGCAGGCCCGAGGCTGTGCCCTGGAGCCCTTCGTCCTCCGCACAAAGGGTCCGAGCCCTGGGGAACGGGTGGTCCCGAGCCTGTGGAGGAAGGGCCCCGGGGTCCCGGCTGTGCACAGGCTAGGGTGAGGGCCCggccagggagggggggggggcggtgagcagggaggagggacggCCCCGGGCGGGAGCCACACTGGTCACCTTTGTGCCAGCTCCCGCTCGTTGATAAGCCTGGGTGGCGTATTCGTCACAACCCGCTCTGGATGGGCACCACCCCTCCCCGGAGGGGGCACGGAGGCCCTGTGCCGTCACCCCGTGCCATGCTGGCAGTGACCCAGCCCATCTGCTGCTGCTGAGGAGGCCTGGGGCGGCTCGGTCACAGCTCTGCGTTACGTCCGCTCGGTCAGGTGGCCCCAGAAGGGCCAGGTGGGAGGGTCCACTCAGCAGTGGACACAGACGCTTGTCCAAGGACCACGGAGGGATCTTCCTCGGGAAGGAAGGAGAACGGTGGGCAGGCCGGCCGCGGTtagggccctgggctgggagggagggaacggccggggaggagggacagggtgtTCAGATGCACCCAGCTCTCCGGTATGTCGGCCACCGAGGCACCCATGTGTCTGGGCACTCGGGGGACGGGCAGGGGGTGAATTGGGCGACAATGTCGACAGAGCTCCTGCTGTGAGGGTAGGGGTCACGGAGGCCGGGCTGCCTGGGCGCCCGAGGGCGGGGCGCGAGGCCATCCCCCGTGGGCGCTGCCTCTTGGGCCCCCCTGGGGTGACCAGTgcagagagctgggaggggccCCGGGAGCCTGctaaggagggggtggggacacatCAGGTGGCCTCAGTAGGAATGCCACAGAAG
Above is a window of Panthera tigris isolate Pti1 chromosome D4, P.tigris_Pti1_mat1.1, whole genome shotgun sequence DNA encoding:
- the NACC2 gene encoding nucleus accumbens-associated protein 2 isoform X4 gives rise to the protein MSQLLHIEIPNFGSTVLGCLNEQRLLGLYCDVSIVVKGQAFKAHRAVLAASSLYFRDLFSGNSKSAFELPGTVPPACFQQILSFCYTGRLTMAASEQLVVMYTAGFLQIQHIVERGTDLMFKGERTSPGASSLPTTDSPTSYHNEEDEEDDEAYDTMAEEQYGQMYIKATGSYAVQEKPEPMPLESRSCVLIRRDLVALPASLISQIGYRCHPKLYSEGDPGEKLELVAGSGVYITRGQLMNCHLCAGVKHKVLLRRLLATFFDRNTLANSCGTGIRSSTSDPSRKPLDSRVLNAVKLYCQNFAPSFKESEMNVIAADMCTNARRVRKRWLPKIKSMLPEGVEMYRTVMGSSAAGPPLDPDFPPAAAQVFEQRIYAERRADAATIVALRTDAVNVDLSAANNPAFEAGEEADGAGSVIQEVAAPEPPPAAAQSPPQPFEQGGTSSSRPQTPAAARRQEASYAGTL
- the NACC2 gene encoding nucleus accumbens-associated protein 2 isoform X3, giving the protein MSQLLHIEIPNFGSTVLGCLNEQRLLGLYCDVSIVVKGQAFKAHRAVLAASSLYFRDLFSGNSKSAFELPGTVPPACFQQILSFCYTGRLTMAASEQLVVMYTAGFLQIQHIVERGTDLMFKQVPYSQGERTSPGASSLPTTDSPTSYHNEEDEEDDEAYDTMAEEQYGQMYIKATGSYAVQEKPEPMPLESRSCVLIRRDLVALPASLISQIGYRCHPKLYSEGDPGEKLELVAGSGVYITRGQLMNCHLCAGVKHKVLLRRLLATFFDRNTLANSCGTGIRSSTSDPSRKPLDSRVLNAVKLYCQNFAPSFKESEMNVIAADMCTNARRVRKRWLPKIKSMLPEGVEMYRTVMGSSAAGPPLDPDFPPAAAQVFEQRIYAERRADAATIVALRTDAVNVDLSAANNPAFEAGEEADGAGSVIQEVAAPEPPPAAAQSPPQPFEQGGTSSSRPQTPAAARRQEASYAGTL